The proteins below are encoded in one region of Peptoniphilus sp. GNH:
- a CDS encoding 3-keto-5-aminohexanoate cleavage protein gives MKKIVLTAAITGAVHTPTLSKYLPITPDQIIDQAVEAANAGAAVVHLHGRSEKDGSPTSDPNVMKYIVDGVRSRCDVVIGITTGGAIGMSVEERLKAVPICKADLASCNAGSMNFCFADIGNKIEADGNAIYDWEVPFTKATYDTTFPNTFQGIEDYVKIMNTYHTKPEFEVYDLGMIYNLKYLKDKGKIGGKIYLQFVLGVLGGLPASIDNLLLLANTAKKVLGEDIVWSCAAAGKQQFNITTTAAILGGNARLGLEDNLYIEKGKLAKSSAEQIEKFRRILNELGIEIANPNEARQILLS, from the coding sequence TTGAAAAAAATTGTTTTAACAGCTGCTATAACTGGTGCAGTTCACACACCTACACTTTCAAAATATTTGCCAATCACACCCGATCAAATAATTGATCAAGCGGTTGAAGCGGCAAATGCTGGAGCAGCAGTGGTTCATTTACACGGAAGAAGTGAAAAAGATGGTAGCCCTACAAGTGATCCTAATGTAATGAAATACATAGTTGATGGGGTTAGGTCAAGGTGTGATGTTGTAATAGGAATCACTACAGGTGGTGCAATAGGTATGAGCGTTGAAGAAAGGCTAAAAGCTGTTCCTATCTGCAAAGCAGATTTAGCATCTTGTAATGCTGGATCTATGAATTTTTGTTTTGCTGATATAGGAAATAAAATAGAAGCCGATGGCAATGCCATATATGATTGGGAAGTTCCTTTTACCAAGGCTACATATGATACTACTTTCCCAAATACATTTCAGGGAATTGAAGATTATGTAAAAATAATGAATACATATCACACAAAGCCCGAATTCGAAGTCTATGATCTAGGAATGATTTATAATTTAAAATATTTAAAAGATAAAGGCAAAATAGGCGGAAAAATTTATTTACAATTTGTTCTCGGAGTATTAGGAGGTCTACCTGCAAGTATAGATAACCTGCTTCTTTTGGCTAATACTGCTAAAAAAGTTTTGGGAGAAGATATAGTTTGGTCTTGTGCTGCTGCTGGCAAACAACAATTTAATATAACAACAACAGCTGCTATACTTGGCGGAAATGCCCGTTTAGGTCTTGAGGATAACTTATATATTGAAAAAGGCAAATTAGCAAAATCATCTGCTGAGCAAATAGAAAAATTTAGAAGAATTTTGAATGAGCTTGGCATTGAGATTGCTAATCCTAATGAGGCTAGACAAATTTTATTGAGTTGA
- a CDS encoding TIGR00366 family protein — translation MFKKFTNACINIANKWLPDPFIFAVFLSVILFISGIAFNGESPYSMIVHWGNGFWGLLGFAMQMSLVVMLGNCLASAPIFKRILQRLSSIPKTPKQAVALCTFVTGLCCMAQWGFGLVIGAIFAKELAKKVKGVDFRLLAASAYSTFMLTVLTSSITLKAASNPEELSKITGGAYTNVIPLIQTAYHPATLMALVAMLITLPLLNAAMHPSPDKTVTIDPRLIDEDELKSKVEPKNLEKNFANWIENSPLVSILIFIAGLVYIFHHFVILKGSLNIDIMNLGLLALGVLLHKTPINYVNAIKDAASSSAGIILQFPFYAGIMGMMAGKNAAGISIGGLLTTKLAEISTPTTLPFTTFASAAIVNMFIPSAGGQWAVQAPVMLPAAKALSVSPGIIVTALCWGDTWTNMIQPFWALPILGIAKLGVRDIMGFMVSIFLWTGIIILASLFIWIKFFGI, via the coding sequence ATGTTTAAGAAGTTTACAAATGCTTGTATCAATATTGCAAATAAATGGCTTCCTGACCCATTTATTTTCGCTGTATTTTTGTCAGTAATCCTGTTTATTTCAGGAATAGCTTTTAATGGAGAAAGTCCTTACTCCATGATAGTGCATTGGGGTAACGGATTCTGGGGACTTTTGGGATTCGCAATGCAAATGAGTTTGGTTGTAATGCTTGGAAACTGTTTAGCATCAGCACCCATATTTAAAAGAATCTTGCAAAGACTTTCCTCTATTCCAAAGACACCAAAACAAGCAGTTGCCTTGTGTACTTTTGTAACAGGTCTTTGCTGCATGGCACAATGGGGATTTGGACTGGTTATAGGAGCTATTTTCGCAAAAGAACTTGCTAAAAAAGTAAAAGGTGTAGATTTCAGACTATTAGCTGCATCTGCCTACTCAACTTTTATGCTTACAGTTTTAACAAGTTCAATAACATTAAAAGCCGCTAGTAATCCCGAAGAACTTTCAAAAATTACTGGTGGTGCATATACAAATGTAATACCTCTTATACAAACAGCTTATCATCCAGCAACGCTAATGGCACTTGTTGCAATGTTAATAACCCTTCCTCTTTTGAACGCCGCAATGCATCCATCTCCTGATAAAACAGTCACTATTGATCCTAGATTAATTGACGAAGATGAATTGAAATCAAAAGTTGAGCCCAAAAATCTAGAGAAGAATTTTGCAAATTGGATTGAAAATAGTCCATTGGTATCCATTTTAATATTTATAGCCGGATTGGTTTATATTTTCCACCACTTTGTAATTTTAAAAGGATCTCTAAACATAGATATTATGAATCTTGGTCTTTTAGCTTTAGGAGTGCTTTTGCATAAAACTCCTATAAATTATGTAAATGCAATTAAAGATGCCGCTTCAAGCTCTGCTGGAATAATATTGCAGTTCCCCTTCTATGCTGGAATAATGGGTATGATGGCAGGCAAAAACGCAGCTGGAATATCTATAGGCGGTCTTCTAACTACTAAGTTGGCAGAAATATCTACCCCTACAACTCTTCCATTTACAACATTTGCAAGTGCCGCTATAGTAAATATGTTTATTCCTTCTGCCGGTGGTCAATGGGCTGTTCAAGCTCCTGTTATGCTCCCCGCCGCAAAAGCTTTAAGTGTATCACCAGGAATAATTGTCACAGCTTTGTGCTGGGGAGACACATGGACAAATATGATTCAACCTTTCTGGGCATTGCCTATATTAGGTATTGCCAAATTAGGTGTCAGAGATATAATGGGGTTCATGGTAAGTATTTTCTTATGGACTGGAATAATCATATTAGCATCTTTGTTTATATGGATTAAATTTTTCGGTATATAG
- a CDS encoding bifunctional dihydroorotate dehydrogenase B NAD binding subunit/NADPH-dependent glutamate synthase — translation MFKVVKKDFLAPNVYMLRIEAPLIAESALPGQFLIVIADEFAERIPLTIADFDKDKGTVDIVVQSAGLATKKINAISEGGFLKDVVGPLGVYSEFVNEDLALLKTKKYIFVSGGIGAAPVYAQVKWFKEKGLDCEVIIGAKSKDYIIFEDKMRDAAKEVHICTDDGSYGFRGNVTDLLKDLINRGKSYDVCVAIGPMIMMKFVCLATKKLQIPTIVSLNPIMVDGTGMCGACRVNVGCDVKFACVEGPEFDGHLVDFDTAIKRQAQYMAKPDELLKTKDHVCNLKKAVDASHAKFKIDEDIVNDMKKNRFTRIPVPEQNPNVRNKNFDEVCLGYDYPQAVYEANRCLDCKKPSCVKGCPVSVDIPGFIREIAKGNFEESSKVLARHTALPAVCGRVCPQEKQCEEKCVLTKRGDAVSIGRLERFAADYARNNHINFLDKAPLNGKKVAVIGAGPAGLTCAGELAKMGFEVTIFEALHLPGGVLVYGIPEFRLPDDVVLYEVENLKSLGVKIKNDVVVGRTITIDEMFDKGFDAVFIGSGAGLPIFMNIKGESLNGVFSANEFLTRNNLMKSFKEGYDTPIKVGKKVAIIGGGNVAMDAARVAKRLGADVTVVYRRTQTELPARLEEVHHALEEGIKFSMLTNPVEILGDENGWVTGLRVIKNELGEADESGRKRPIPIPGSEYVIETDTVVMALGTRPNPLISSTTQGLEINKWKCIVADEHGKTSKEGVYAGGDAVTGAATVILAMGAGKEAAKSIAEYLL, via the coding sequence ATGTTTAAGGTTGTTAAAAAAGATTTTTTGGCACCAAATGTTTATATGTTGCGTATAGAGGCTCCCTTGATTGCCGAGTCTGCTCTTCCGGGTCAGTTTTTGATTGTTATTGCTGATGAGTTTGCGGAGAGGATTCCTCTTACTATTGCGGATTTTGACAAGGACAAGGGGACTGTTGATATAGTTGTCCAATCTGCTGGACTTGCTACAAAAAAAATAAATGCTATTTCTGAGGGCGGATTTTTGAAAGATGTTGTGGGCCCTCTCGGAGTCTATTCTGAGTTTGTGAATGAGGATTTGGCTCTTTTAAAAACTAAAAAATATATTTTTGTTTCTGGTGGTATAGGGGCTGCTCCTGTATATGCTCAAGTAAAATGGTTTAAGGAAAAGGGCCTGGACTGCGAGGTCATAATTGGTGCTAAATCTAAAGACTATATAATTTTTGAGGACAAGATGAGAGATGCTGCCAAAGAAGTGCATATATGTACTGATGATGGCTCTTATGGCTTTAGGGGAAATGTAACCGACTTACTTAAAGATTTGATAAATAGAGGTAAGTCTTATGATGTGTGTGTCGCCATAGGTCCTATGATTATGATGAAGTTTGTTTGCCTTGCGACTAAAAAGCTGCAGATTCCTACGATTGTTTCTCTAAATCCTATTATGGTCGATGGCACTGGTATGTGTGGTGCTTGTAGGGTCAATGTCGGTTGTGATGTCAAGTTTGCCTGTGTTGAAGGGCCTGAGTTTGATGGCCATTTGGTTGATTTTGATACAGCTATTAAAAGGCAGGCTCAATATATGGCTAAGCCAGATGAGCTTTTAAAGACCAAAGATCACGTATGCAATTTAAAAAAGGCCGTGGATGCTTCTCATGCTAAGTTCAAAATTGATGAGGACATAGTAAATGATATGAAGAAAAATCGTTTCACTCGCATTCCTGTGCCGGAACAAAATCCTAATGTCCGCAACAAAAATTTTGATGAGGTTTGTCTGGGCTATGACTATCCTCAAGCTGTATATGAAGCTAACAGATGTTTGGATTGCAAAAAGCCATCTTGTGTTAAGGGTTGTCCAGTATCTGTTGATATACCAGGGTTTATAAGAGAGATTGCCAAGGGAAATTTTGAAGAGTCTAGCAAAGTCCTTGCAAGGCACACTGCTTTACCTGCTGTTTGTGGCAGGGTGTGTCCTCAAGAAAAACAATGTGAAGAAAAATGCGTGCTCACAAAAAGAGGGGACGCTGTGTCCATAGGCAGGTTGGAGAGATTTGCTGCTGATTATGCCAGAAATAATCACATAAATTTTCTTGACAAGGCTCCTTTAAATGGCAAAAAAGTTGCAGTTATAGGGGCTGGTCCTGCCGGTCTTACTTGTGCTGGTGAACTTGCTAAAATGGGTTTTGAGGTCACCATTTTTGAAGCTCTCCACCTTCCTGGCGGGGTATTGGTCTATGGCATACCCGAGTTTAGATTACCCGATGATGTTGTGCTTTACGAAGTCGAAAATTTAAAATCTCTCGGAGTTAAAATTAAAAACGATGTTGTTGTAGGTCGTACAATCACAATTGATGAAATGTTTGACAAGGGCTTTGATGCTGTTTTCATAGGCTCTGGTGCTGGCCTACCGATTTTTATGAATATAAAGGGCGAGTCTTTAAACGGAGTTTTTTCTGCAAATGAATTTTTGACAAGAAATAATCTTATGAAATCTTTTAAAGAAGGATATGACACTCCTATAAAGGTGGGCAAAAAAGTTGCGATTATAGGTGGTGGAAATGTTGCAATGGATGCTGCCAGAGTTGCAAAAAGACTCGGGGCCGATGTAACTGTTGTATATAGAAGGACTCAAACGGAGCTTCCTGCTCGACTAGAGGAGGTCCACCACGCCCTTGAAGAAGGTATTAAATTTTCCATGCTAACCAATCCCGTTGAAATCTTGGGCGATGAAAATGGATGGGTTACTGGTCTAAGAGTTATAAAAAATGAACTGGGAGAAGCTGACGAGTCTGGCAGAAAAAGACCTATCCCCATCCCAGGAAGCGAATATGTAATCGAAACAGACACTGTTGTGATGGCCCTTGGTACTAGACCAAATCCCTTGATTTCATCTACAACTCAAGGACTTGAAATCAATAAATGGAAATGCATAGTAGCCGATGAACATGGCAAGACATCCAAGGAAGGTGTGTATGCAGGTGGCGATGCTGTAACAGGTGCTGCCACAGTTATACTTGCCATGGGTGCTGGCAAAGAAGCTGCCAAGTCCATTGCAGAATATTTGCTTTAA
- a CDS encoding DUF4342 domain-containing protein, whose amino-acid sequence MINLEKIDYVMSASGCSFEEVREALVQTDGDVDLAIAYLKGKKTGKDDKSSTFQEKVEIFADDIVSSVKEIWKKGNASRLLVTDEKGQVLLNIPLTASLVTVALSPLLFLLGIGMIVISKAEFKLIMEDGKEIDLKDYIRKNKKSDDKDSLDIVVLDEEDKEDK is encoded by the coding sequence ATGATAAATTTGGAAAAGATAGATTATGTAATGTCTGCTAGTGGTTGTTCTTTTGAGGAAGTCAGAGAGGCTCTCGTGCAAACAGATGGAGATGTGGATTTGGCTATTGCTTATTTGAAGGGCAAAAAAACTGGTAAAGACGACAAGTCATCGACATTTCAAGAAAAAGTTGAAATTTTTGCAGATGATATAGTATCTTCTGTCAAAGAAATTTGGAAGAAGGGCAATGCATCAAGGCTTCTTGTAACAGATGAAAAGGGGCAAGTGCTTTTAAACATTCCTCTAACTGCAAGTCTTGTGACAGTAGCCTTGAGTCCACTTTTGTTCTTGTTAGGTATTGGTATGATAGTGATTTCTAAGGCTGAATTTAAGCTGATTATGGAGGATGGCAAGGAAATCGACTTAAAAGACTATATAAGAAAAAATAAAAAATCCGATGACAAAGACAGTCTAGATATTGTAGTCCTAGACGAAGAAGACAAAGAAGATAAATAA
- a CDS encoding Spx/MgsR family RNA polymerase-binding regulatory protein, whose amino-acid sequence MIYICYKRCSTCKKVEDIMKDKNISYDLREIDKENPTKEELKKWHESSGLDIKKFFNTSGQIYRQMNLKDKLDTMSLDEKYELLATNGLLVKRPILLNGKDVYVGPQVKKYLESL is encoded by the coding sequence ATGATTTACATTTGCTATAAAAGATGCTCTACTTGCAAAAAAGTAGAAGATATCATGAAAGATAAGAACATTTCATATGATTTGAGGGAAATAGACAAAGAAAATCCGACCAAGGAAGAACTAAAAAAATGGCACGAAAGCTCAGGACTTGACATTAAAAAGTTTTTCAACACTTCTGGACAAATTTACAGACAAATGAATCTAAAAGACAAGCTAGATACTATGAGTCTTGATGAAAAGTACGAGCTACTTGCAACAAATGGCTTGCTTGTAAAAAGACCAATTCTTCTAAACGGAAAGGATGTATATGTAGGTCCTCAAGTCAAAAAATATTTGGAATCGCTTTAA
- a CDS encoding GntP family permease: MTIGVISIIVSLILLMYLAYRGFSVIAIAPILALCAVSVAALALGQSPEVMAHYTELFMLNVGNYVRNFFPIFLLGAVFGKLLEASGSADSISEYVTSKLGSKNAILAVVLSCAILTYGGVSLFVVSFAIYPIGAKLFREAGINKRLLPGAIALGAFTFTMTALPGSPQIQNAIPMKYLGTDAYAAPILGLVASAIMFGGGMLWLISRAKFFSKKYPGYGEWKEDLIQFDEEHLKNMPSVIVAALPILVCLITNYVLSKHVFPNQNLEYLEKYKTTAKAVIGNWSLILALLLAIVVTIILNHKRMKDIVGTVNSGVSGSFLAIFNTASETGYGNLIASMTAFTVIASVITSISSNTLVTAGISTSVLAGFTGSASGGLSIALNTMGDQLLQSATAAGIRPEVLHRVASVACGGMDTLPHNGAVITLLAITQMKHRDSYLDIGMNTVIIPLIALAVIMVLGSMGIA; this comes from the coding sequence ATGACAATAGGAGTTATATCAATAATTGTTTCGCTAATATTACTAATGTATCTTGCCTATAGAGGATTCTCAGTAATAGCAATTGCACCAATATTAGCCCTTTGTGCTGTTTCAGTCGCAGCACTAGCTTTAGGACAAAGTCCTGAAGTAATGGCTCATTATACAGAGCTATTTATGTTAAATGTAGGTAATTATGTAAGAAATTTCTTTCCAATATTTCTATTGGGAGCTGTTTTTGGAAAACTTCTTGAAGCATCTGGAAGTGCAGATTCTATATCTGAATATGTAACTTCAAAGTTAGGATCAAAAAATGCTATATTAGCTGTTGTTTTGTCTTGTGCAATTTTGACATATGGAGGAGTTTCCTTATTCGTAGTTTCGTTTGCCATATATCCAATTGGAGCAAAGTTATTTAGGGAAGCTGGAATAAATAAGAGATTGTTACCAGGGGCAATAGCCTTAGGTGCATTTACATTTACTATGACAGCACTGCCAGGCTCCCCACAAATACAAAATGCAATTCCAATGAAATATCTTGGAACAGACGCATATGCAGCACCTATATTAGGTCTTGTTGCTAGTGCAATAATGTTTGGAGGAGGCATGTTATGGCTTATAAGTAGGGCAAAGTTCTTTTCCAAAAAATATCCTGGATATGGAGAATGGAAAGAAGATTTAATACAATTTGACGAAGAACATTTAAAGAATATGCCATCAGTTATAGTGGCTGCTTTACCGATATTAGTTTGTTTAATTACAAATTATGTACTGTCTAAACATGTATTTCCTAATCAAAATTTAGAATATCTTGAAAAATATAAAACTACAGCAAAAGCTGTAATAGGAAACTGGTCTCTTATTTTAGCATTGCTTCTTGCGATAGTAGTTACAATAATATTAAATCATAAGAGAATGAAAGATATTGTTGGAACAGTAAATTCTGGAGTAAGTGGATCATTTTTAGCAATATTTAATACTGCATCTGAAACAGGATATGGAAATTTAATAGCATCAATGACAGCTTTTACTGTAATAGCATCAGTAATAACAAGTATATCATCTAATACACTTGTAACAGCTGGTATATCTACGTCTGTATTAGCTGGATTTACCGGTTCGGCATCGGGCGGATTATCCATTGCTTTAAATACAATGGGCGATCAATTGCTTCAATCAGCAACAGCAGCTGGAATAAGACCTGAAGTTTTACACAGAGTAGCATCTGTTGCTTGCGGAGGAATGGATACTTTACCCCATAACGGAGCAGTTATAACTTTACTTGCAATAACACAAATGAAGCATAGAGATTCATATTTAGATATAGGTATGAATACTGTAATAATACCACTTATAGCACTTGCTGTAATCATGGTTTTAGGTTCAATGGGAATTGCATGA
- a CDS encoding acyl CoA:acetate/3-ketoacid CoA transferase encodes MKVKFLTAREAVNLIFDGAVVGTGGFVGVGVPEELEAILEERYLETSSPRNLTIYYAAGQGDGKDRALNHLAHEGLIKRVIGGHWNLAPKLQALALENKIEAYNFPQGVISHMFRDAASSKPFTYTRVGLKTFVDPDLEGGKLNEISKEDIVKKEKINGEEFLLYPTPKLDFVILRGTFSDENGNISLQEEAAYGETVAMAMACRNNGGKVIVQVKDIVKKGSLDPRFIKLSEAMVDVVVKTSDVEKYHRQTFGSVYNPKYSGALKAADGDVAAPKMDNRKIIGRIGAKMMKANSVVNLGIGIPELVAAVLNEEGQGDKMTMTVESGIHGGTPAGGTDFGAVVNPDIILDQDRQFDFYDGGGLDITFLGLAQCDEKGNINVSKFGPKIPGCGGFINISQNTKRVVFCGTFTAGGLKQEIKDGKLNIIQEGKMKKFIKKVEQVTFSADYANETGQEVTYVTERAIFELTPDGLLLTHIAPGVRVQEDIIDQMEFKPIVAKELEIIDPIIFNEGLMNLELK; translated from the coding sequence ATGAAGGTCAAATTTTTAACTGCAAGAGAAGCGGTTAATCTAATATTTGACGGTGCAGTTGTAGGAACCGGAGGATTTGTTGGAGTTGGGGTTCCAGAAGAGCTTGAAGCTATATTGGAAGAACGTTATTTGGAAACATCCAGTCCTAGAAATTTAACTATTTATTATGCTGCAGGTCAAGGGGATGGAAAGGATAGAGCACTTAATCATCTAGCCCATGAAGGATTAATAAAAAGAGTAATCGGAGGACATTGGAACTTGGCTCCGAAGCTACAAGCCTTAGCTTTAGAAAATAAGATTGAAGCTTATAATTTTCCACAAGGAGTCATTTCACATATGTTTAGGGATGCGGCTTCATCAAAACCATTTACATATACTAGAGTTGGGCTTAAAACATTTGTTGATCCTGACCTAGAGGGTGGAAAATTAAATGAAATAAGCAAAGAGGATATAGTAAAAAAAGAAAAAATAAATGGAGAGGAATTTCTTTTATATCCTACTCCAAAGTTAGATTTTGTGATACTAAGAGGAACGTTCTCAGACGAAAATGGTAATATAAGCTTGCAGGAAGAGGCAGCTTATGGAGAAACTGTTGCAATGGCTATGGCTTGTAGAAATAACGGTGGAAAAGTTATAGTCCAAGTAAAAGATATTGTCAAAAAAGGAAGTTTAGATCCTAGATTTATTAAGCTTTCAGAAGCCATGGTGGATGTAGTTGTAAAGACATCGGATGTGGAAAAATATCACAGACAAACATTTGGTTCAGTCTATAACCCTAAGTATTCTGGAGCCTTGAAAGCTGCAGATGGAGATGTTGCTGCACCCAAGATGGATAATCGTAAAATAATAGGAAGAATTGGAGCAAAGATGATGAAAGCCAATTCAGTTGTCAATTTAGGCATAGGAATTCCTGAACTTGTCGCAGCTGTTTTAAATGAAGAAGGTCAAGGCGACAAAATGACCATGACGGTTGAATCTGGAATACATGGAGGAACACCAGCAGGAGGAACTGATTTTGGTGCTGTTGTGAATCCTGATATTATTTTGGATCAAGATAGACAATTTGATTTTTATGATGGAGGCGGCTTGGATATAACTTTTTTGGGTCTTGCACAATGCGATGAGAAAGGGAATATAAACGTATCCAAATTTGGTCCAAAAATTCCTGGATGTGGAGGATTTATAAATATATCGCAAAACACTAAAAGAGTTGTATTTTGTGGAACTTTTACAGCAGGTGGTTTAAAACAAGAAATAAAAGACGGTAAACTTAACATTATTCAAGAAGGAAAAATGAAAAAGTTTATTAAAAAAGTTGAGCAAGTAACTTTTTCTGCTGATTATGCAAATGAAACAGGTCAGGAAGTAACATATGTAACAGAACGAGCTATTTTTGAACTTACACCTGACGGATTATTACTCACTCATATTGCACCAGGAGTAAGAGTACAAGAAGATATCATAGATCAGATGGAATTTAAACCTATTGTTGCAAAAGAATTGGAAATTATTGATCCGATTATTTTTAATGAAGGTTTAATGAATTTAGAATTGAAATAA